GGCCGGTGGACTGTTCAGCGGTGCTGAGGGCGTCAAGACGCCCGAGCAGGTCGAGCTGTACGGCGGCACCGCCGGTGTCGCCTACGACCCGTGCTACCACCAGGCCTGCGACGACACGACCAACATCAGCGTGAAGGCGCTGAACGAGTTGGGCGACGCCGCCGCCTTCGCGGTGGCCAGCCTGGGTCTGTCGAAGTCGGGCCTGTACCCCGACGGCAGCCGCAAGGCCGCCAAGAAGATCACGGGCAAGGCCTTGGCCAAGGCTCATGGCAAGGCCCACGGTCACGCGGGCGCCGCTCGCTGATCACCCGCGCTCGTCCCCGTCACCGCTCGCGGTGGCGGGGACGACGCATGTCCGGGCGTGCCATCATGGCGCCATGTCCTCGCGACTGCTCCTGCTCGACACGGCCAGCCTCTACTTCCGCGCGTTCTACGGCGTGCCGGACTCGATCAAGGCCGCCGACGGCCGCCCGGTCAACGCGGTGCGCGGCATCGTCGACTTCCTGGCGACGTTGCAGTCGCGCTACGAGCCCGAGGTGGTCGTGGCCGCGTGGGACGACGACTGGCGTCCGGCGTGGCGCGTCGAGCTCCTCGACACGTACAAGACGCACCGGGTGGCCGACGCCGAGGCCGGCATCGAGGAGACGCCGGACCTGTTGACGCACCAGGTGCCCCTCATCGCCGAGGTCCTCGCCCTGGCCGGGGCCACGGTCGTCGGTGCGCCCGATGCCGAGGCCGACGACGTGATCGGCACCCTCGTGCGGCGGTGGGACACCGGCGTCGACGTCGTCACGGGCGACCGCGACCTGTTCCAACTGGTCGACGACGCGCGCGACGTCCGCATCCTCTACACCGCCCGGGGCGTCAGCAAGCACGACGTCGTCGATGCGGCATGGGTCCGCGACAAGTACGGCATCGAGCCGAGCCAGTACGTCGACTTCGCGGTCATGCGCGGCGACGCGTCCGACGGTCTGCCGGGCGTCGCGGGGATCGGGGACAAGACCGCCGCAACGCTGCTGGGCGAGTTCGGCGACCTGGCCGGGATCCGCGCGGCGGCTGCGGACCCCGAGTCCTCGCTGCGCCCGCGGATCCGCCAGTCGCTGCTGGACTCAGCGGACTACATCGATGCGGCGGTCAAGGTCGTCACGGTACGACCCGATCTGGACCTCGCCGATCCCGTGGCCGGCGCGATCGACGTCGACGGCCTGCGCGCCTTCGGCGAGCAGTGGAACGTCGCGGGCCCCGTCGAGCGGCTGCTGGAGTCCGTCAGGACGTGACGCTGGAGTAGGCGACCACACCGGTCCGCAGCTCGTCCAGGGCCGCACGCGCCGAGTCGCGCACCGGACCGGGTCCGGCCGCGTCGGCGATCTGGGCCACGGTGTCGATCAGCTGCTTCATCGCCCGCACGAAGTCCCCGGCCGCCATTTCGGCGGTGCCCAGCACCAGGTCCAGGCTCGTGCCCTCGCACCACATCCAGACCGCGTACGCGAAGCCGAAGTCCGGCCGGCGCAGGAACTTCAGCCGGTGCTCGCGCTCCAACTGGTCCAGCTCCAGCCAGAGCATCCCGAGGGACTCCGCCGCCTGGGCGACGGCCTTCGTCGGGAAGCGGGGCGGCGGCGCATCATCGGAGTTGCGCGCGGTGTAGGTCAGGCCGCTGGCGACCGCGGCGAACTCCGGGGGCGACAGCCCTTCCCAGACGTCGATACGCAGCGACTCGCTGACGATGAGGTCCGACTCGCCGTAGATGCGCTGCAGGCGGCGACCCTCCTCGGTGACGTCGTCGCCCTCGAGGTAACCGAGCGCGTCCAGCACGACGCACACCCGGTCGAACTGACGCGCGACGCTGTTGGTGCGCTGTTCGACCCGGCGGCGCATGCTCTCGGTCTCGCGGTCCAGCGCGATCATGCGCTCGGCCCAGCGG
Above is a window of Aeromicrobium senzhongii DNA encoding:
- a CDS encoding 5'-3' exonuclease, producing the protein MSSRLLLLDTASLYFRAFYGVPDSIKAADGRPVNAVRGIVDFLATLQSRYEPEVVVAAWDDDWRPAWRVELLDTYKTHRVADAEAGIEETPDLLTHQVPLIAEVLALAGATVVGAPDAEADDVIGTLVRRWDTGVDVVTGDRDLFQLVDDARDVRILYTARGVSKHDVVDAAWVRDKYGIEPSQYVDFAVMRGDASDGLPGVAGIGDKTAATLLGEFGDLAGIRAAAADPESSLRPRIRQSLLDSADYIDAAVKVVTVRPDLDLADPVAGAIDVDGLRAFGEQWNVAGPVERLLESVRT